One stretch of Rosistilla oblonga DNA includes these proteins:
- a CDS encoding FMN-dependent NADH-azoreductase, producing the protein MSKLLYIESSPRKSRSKSIKVAKAFVDQYQASHPEDEVVTIDLWQKTLPEFDGYTIDARYQVMNGPAHDADQAAAWKSVVDVIEEFKSADKYLFSLPMWNFGIPYKLKHYIDVIAQPGQTFSFSPDTGYSGLVTGKPVTVVYARGGAYGSDQAKGMDFQTSYMQMLLGFIGFTEIQSVVVEPTMAAADDLVKIEAAAVEKAQQLATTF; encoded by the coding sequence GTGTCCAAACTGCTGTATATCGAATCGTCGCCGCGGAAATCGCGTTCCAAATCGATCAAGGTCGCCAAAGCGTTTGTCGACCAGTACCAAGCGTCGCATCCCGAGGACGAGGTGGTGACGATCGATCTTTGGCAAAAGACGCTTCCCGAATTTGATGGGTACACGATCGATGCGAGGTACCAGGTGATGAATGGTCCCGCGCACGACGCCGACCAAGCCGCGGCGTGGAAGAGCGTCGTCGATGTGATCGAGGAATTTAAGTCGGCCGATAAGTATCTGTTCAGTCTGCCTATGTGGAATTTTGGGATCCCTTACAAGCTGAAGCATTACATCGACGTGATCGCTCAACCGGGCCAGACGTTCAGCTTTTCTCCCGACACCGGCTACAGCGGCTTGGTCACCGGTAAACCGGTCACCGTCGTCTACGCCCGCGGCGGTGCTTACGGCAGTGATCAGGCCAAAGGGATGGATTTTCAAACCTCGTACATGCAGATGCTGCTCGGCTTCATCGGTTTCACCGAGATCCAATCGGTGGTGGTCGAGCCGACGATGGCTGCTGCGGACGACCTCGTCAAAATCGAAGCCGCAGCGGTCGAGAAAGCTCAGCAATTGGCAACGACCTTCTAA
- a CDS encoding alpha/beta hydrolase has translation MKLLASLVGCVFVICNIGSGTAAELETVRLWPQEAPGETSSVGPERQLPTRPQEEPNPIIRLTDIATPILTFYPAPEPASTGTTVIVCPGGGYNILAYNHEGTEICEWLNSIGVSAVLLKYRVPRRNPDAPHAIPLKDAQRAVRLVRSKAKDWKINPDRIGMLGFSAGGHLAVMAGTHFRDTTYEPIDEADKLSCRPDFLIPIYPAYLVDTKNKTQLDPQVTVDSETPPTFVAISYDDADRAIGAALLLILMKQNNVPCELHVYHKGGHGYGMRPSKNPVAQWPQRCQDWMVSLGLLP, from the coding sequence ATGAAGTTGTTGGCCTCGCTTGTCGGGTGTGTATTCGTGATTTGCAACATTGGTTCGGGAACCGCAGCGGAGCTTGAGACGGTGCGACTGTGGCCTCAAGAAGCCCCGGGCGAAACCAGCTCCGTCGGGCCCGAACGGCAATTGCCCACCCGGCCTCAGGAAGAACCGAATCCGATCATTCGCTTGACCGATATCGCGACACCGATCCTGACCTTCTATCCCGCCCCCGAACCGGCATCGACTGGCACCACAGTGATCGTCTGTCCCGGAGGCGGATACAACATCTTGGCCTACAACCACGAGGGGACGGAGATCTGCGAGTGGCTCAATTCGATCGGTGTTTCGGCGGTCCTGTTGAAGTACCGCGTGCCGCGACGCAATCCCGACGCGCCACATGCGATCCCGCTGAAAGACGCTCAACGGGCCGTCCGCCTGGTCCGATCCAAGGCAAAGGACTGGAAGATCAACCCCGACCGCATCGGCATGCTCGGCTTCTCCGCAGGCGGCCATTTGGCTGTCATGGCGGGAACCCACTTCCGCGACACAACTTACGAGCCGATCGATGAAGCGGACAAATTGAGCTGCCGCCCCGACTTTCTGATCCCAATCTATCCCGCCTATCTGGTCGACACGAAAAACAAAACTCAACTCGATCCGCAGGTCACTGTCGATTCCGAAACACCTCCCACTTTCGTCGCGATCAGCTACGACGATGCCGACCGAGCGATCGGTGCGGCGCTGCTGTTGATCCTGATGAAGCAGAACAACGTCCCTTGCGAATTGCACGTTTATCACAAGGGTGGCCACGGATACGGAATGCGTCCCTCGAAAAACCCCGTCGCCCAGTGGCCGCAGCGATGCCAGGACTGGATGGTTTCTTTGGGACTGCTCCCCTAA
- a CDS encoding HD domain-containing phosphohydrolase, with the protein MSTATLPPQRPTESAAPRPDSGQRPAGPPNANGQTRSPRIMIVDDVEVNILTVQGYLKKVGYRDFVTTSNPHDALKLIHDANPDVLLLDIQMPEISGLDILRVMGADPVLQHLPVLVLTADQDPVTKQRALDLGANDFLQKPIDPHDLVPRVRNALVLKAHHDQLSRQATWLEQQVKARTAALLASQQQLILSLARAAEHRDNDTANHVIRVGRYAGVIARKLGYLSKRIPMLELAAQLHDVGKIGIPDAILLKPGALEPDEYELMKNHCSFGRKIIAPISGKDLEVLRTHATLGNQILKDPCSPLLKLAAKIAQCHHERWDGKGYPLGLAGNDIPIEARIVSIADVYDALSSKRPYKEPFPRQKCFDIIREGRGTQFDPQLVDAFFSCSEEIIQIQLELMDD; encoded by the coding sequence ATGAGCACGGCAACTCTTCCTCCTCAGCGACCGACCGAATCGGCAGCGCCTCGTCCCGACAGTGGACAGCGTCCGGCAGGTCCTCCCAACGCGAACGGTCAAACCCGTTCGCCGCGGATCATGATCGTCGATGATGTGGAGGTCAACATCCTCACGGTCCAAGGCTATCTAAAGAAGGTTGGTTACCGCGATTTTGTCACGACCAGCAATCCGCACGACGCGTTGAAGCTGATCCACGATGCAAATCCCGATGTGCTGCTGTTGGATATCCAAATGCCCGAGATCAGCGGCTTGGATATTCTTCGCGTGATGGGGGCCGATCCGGTCCTGCAGCATCTTCCGGTCCTCGTCCTAACCGCCGACCAAGACCCTGTCACCAAACAACGAGCACTCGATCTCGGCGCAAACGATTTCTTGCAAAAGCCGATCGATCCGCACGACCTCGTGCCACGCGTTCGCAACGCGCTGGTCCTTAAAGCTCACCACGATCAACTGTCGCGTCAGGCGACTTGGCTGGAACAACAGGTCAAGGCGCGAACCGCGGCGCTGTTGGCATCGCAACAACAATTGATCCTCAGTCTGGCTCGCGCGGCGGAGCATCGCGACAACGACACGGCGAACCATGTGATTCGCGTGGGTCGTTACGCTGGCGTGATCGCGCGAAAGCTGGGCTATCTAAGCAAGCGGATTCCGATGCTGGAACTTGCGGCTCAGCTGCACGATGTTGGCAAGATCGGTATCCCCGACGCGATCCTCTTAAAACCGGGAGCGCTGGAGCCGGACGAATACGAACTGATGAAAAATCACTGCTCGTTTGGCCGCAAGATTATCGCGCCGATCTCGGGCAAGGATCTGGAAGTGCTGAGAACGCACGCCACGCTCGGCAACCAAATCCTCAAAGATCCCTGTTCGCCACTGCTGAAACTGGCCGCCAAGATCGCTCAATGTCATCACGAGCGTTGGGACGGCAAAGGATATCCGTTGGGACTGGCGGGCAACGATATTCCGATCGAAGCCCGAATCGTTTCGATCGCCGATGTCTACGATGCGCTCTCGAGCAAACGGCCCTACAAAGAACCGTTTCCTCGACAGAAGTGCTTCGACATCATTCGCGAAGGCCGCGGTACGCAGTTCGACCCGCAGTTGGTCGATGCGTTTTTCAGCTGCTCCGAAGAGATCATTCAGATCCAGCTGGAACTGATGGACGACTGA
- a CDS encoding IS4 family transposase, translated as MQPTSIAYEFQDIQLGDKRLNDRAEALLASLAANPSASINEACSGWDETKAAYRLFDNPNVDPEAILGAHAEKTLQRIKAQDTVCIAQDTTELDYTAHPPEGVRNLDRLGRRGLYDHSHIAFTPEKLCLGVVGVKFYDRDKEALGTSKKREGQPLHTGEGQRWLDGYRKACEIAGKCPETQIVSLADREGDIYDIFVEADQHETPAQFVIRSQRKRSLPEKDPDGGPAAYKKMRAEIASAQPVAYREVQLPQTPKRTKGSGNKQHPGREARTAKLEIRAKRMTLRAPHNKQSSMPPVEISVVWVREIDGPGDGTEVDWLLLSSLPVDTIAQTLRIVDLYVARWPIEVFFRVFKTGCRVEEIQLEARDRLIRALMFYKVIAWRIMFVTFLGRECPELPCDVVFSEAEWKSVWKVVEKTAPPKQAPELSQFIPVLATLGGYNHRQGDGPPGAEVIWRGTRRMLDFALCWQAFGPDQ; from the coding sequence ATGCAACCGACCAGTATCGCATACGAATTTCAAGATATTCAACTTGGAGACAAACGTCTCAACGATCGAGCCGAAGCGTTGCTCGCCTCGCTGGCGGCCAACCCTTCGGCCAGTATCAACGAAGCTTGCAGTGGCTGGGACGAAACCAAAGCCGCCTACCGTCTATTCGATAACCCCAACGTCGATCCAGAAGCCATTCTCGGGGCTCACGCTGAAAAGACACTCCAACGAATCAAAGCCCAAGACACCGTTTGCATCGCACAAGATACCACCGAACTGGACTACACCGCGCATCCGCCCGAAGGCGTCCGCAATCTCGATCGCTTAGGCCGCCGTGGACTTTACGATCATTCCCACATCGCCTTCACGCCGGAGAAACTTTGTCTCGGGGTGGTCGGTGTTAAGTTCTACGATCGCGACAAAGAAGCGCTCGGCACCAGCAAGAAGCGAGAAGGCCAACCCCTACACACCGGCGAAGGGCAACGATGGCTCGATGGTTATCGCAAGGCCTGCGAGATCGCCGGAAAATGTCCTGAAACTCAGATCGTTTCGCTGGCCGATCGCGAAGGAGACATCTACGACATTTTCGTCGAAGCCGATCAGCATGAAACACCGGCTCAGTTCGTCATTCGCTCGCAGCGAAAACGCTCGTTGCCGGAGAAAGACCCCGATGGCGGGCCTGCGGCTTATAAGAAAATGCGTGCCGAAATCGCATCCGCCCAGCCGGTCGCTTACCGCGAAGTCCAGCTTCCCCAAACGCCCAAGCGAACCAAAGGATCAGGAAACAAACAACACCCCGGCCGTGAAGCACGCACTGCGAAGTTAGAAATTCGAGCGAAGCGGATGACTCTTCGTGCGCCACACAACAAGCAGTCTTCGATGCCGCCGGTCGAGATCAGTGTCGTTTGGGTGCGCGAGATCGATGGCCCAGGCGACGGAACCGAAGTCGACTGGCTGTTACTGAGTTCTCTGCCGGTCGACACGATTGCCCAGACGCTGCGGATTGTGGATTTGTATGTGGCTCGTTGGCCAATCGAAGTATTCTTTCGAGTTTTCAAAACTGGCTGCCGGGTCGAAGAGATTCAACTCGAAGCGAGAGACCGACTGATCCGCGCGTTGATGTTTTACAAAGTGATCGCATGGCGGATCATGTTTGTGACCTTCTTAGGCCGCGAGTGTCCAGAGCTTCCCTGTGATGTCGTCTTCAGCGAAGCGGAATGGAAGTCGGTCTGGAAAGTGGTGGAAAAGACGGCTCCCCCAAAGCAAGCTCCTGAGCTGTCACAATTCATCCCGGTCCTTGCGACCCTTGGCGGCTACAATCACCGCCAAGGCGACGGTCCGCCGGGAGCCGAAGTAATCTGGCGAGGCACGCGGCGAATGCTCGACTTCGCCCTCTGCTGGCAAGCCTTCGGACCAGACCAATGA
- a CDS encoding protein-disulfide isomerase produces MSVDQYSVCPCGSGKKIKFCKCKDSIHEMERVLKMMSGGQMVAALDRLNQVLEEHPDAAWCLAIRGRLLLELKEDQALAENAERFIRLQPSNPLALTQQAAYRGVCGETQSAAESLLQALAESSHGVDTFVLDVASVLSLSFAQAGNLLSSRCFAGLALTAQGYENERLASMAVEQVNRSREISNMLKDVPTLDVKPKTPAVRERYDEASVLLRANQILLAESKFESLARSNPQEEAVLRGLLVCAIWRGDAKRQSQILKKLSEVDTIDADRRARDLALSVLLAPDQPEICTPCSNYTWEIEDLAMLEQELIASSRVVQLPPDVIRMAGNTDENEVPPRSGFQLLDRELTETDKLPAADVAPLVLTNALLFGKQTDRPARLELLSVCSSELDEAMKFFTAFSAVSGEPKVNEDTIPLMSAASVNMPIMRVAGTQAEARKLQAAVTNREFVNRVLATPLPLFDGKTPGETLEDEAFSLQRTALVRVIESYDVMYDDPAVLDQLRTALKVDALKPIDISDDEQVYSLPVDALYRVNVESATHQQLYILLDRARNFRCTPVQRATAQRLLSIDLGEDEVRIKPHAYISLIDVTSDEEKAMELLAEAKTWAKANGVSHAPMLLNECVRRVQSGDSEGFQSVVQEIIADFSNDAAVMGQLQQMLVELGLINPDGSPRQGPPQGGAPMGVGSEPPAPPAGGGGGLWTPDSPTPPQTPGEGSKLWVPGS; encoded by the coding sequence ATGTCTGTCGACCAATACAGCGTTTGCCCATGTGGCAGTGGCAAGAAGATTAAGTTTTGCAAATGCAAAGACTCGATCCACGAGATGGAACGTGTACTGAAGATGATGAGCGGAGGCCAGATGGTCGCCGCCCTCGATCGTCTGAACCAAGTACTCGAAGAACATCCCGATGCGGCTTGGTGTTTGGCGATCCGCGGTCGTCTGCTGTTGGAACTCAAGGAGGACCAAGCGTTGGCGGAAAATGCAGAGCGTTTCATTCGCTTGCAGCCAAGCAATCCGCTGGCCCTGACACAACAAGCCGCTTACCGGGGCGTGTGTGGCGAAACCCAATCGGCAGCTGAATCGTTGCTACAAGCATTGGCCGAATCCTCCCACGGCGTCGACACCTTTGTCCTCGATGTCGCTTCGGTGTTGTCGCTGTCGTTTGCACAAGCTGGCAACCTGTTGTCTTCGCGCTGCTTCGCCGGCCTGGCGCTGACCGCTCAAGGCTACGAAAACGAACGCCTGGCATCGATGGCTGTCGAGCAGGTCAATCGTTCGCGCGAAATCAGCAACATGTTGAAAGATGTTCCTACCCTGGACGTCAAACCGAAGACGCCAGCGGTTCGCGAACGCTACGACGAAGCTTCGGTGCTGTTGCGAGCAAACCAGATTCTGCTGGCCGAATCAAAATTCGAATCGTTAGCCCGCAGCAATCCGCAAGAAGAAGCCGTCTTGCGCGGCCTGTTGGTCTGTGCGATTTGGCGTGGCGATGCCAAGCGTCAATCGCAGATCTTGAAGAAGTTGAGCGAGGTCGACACGATCGACGCCGACCGCCGCGCTCGCGACCTGGCACTTTCGGTGCTGTTGGCTCCCGACCAACCCGAAATCTGCACTCCCTGCTCGAATTACACCTGGGAAATCGAAGACCTCGCGATGCTGGAACAGGAGCTGATCGCCAGCAGCCGCGTCGTGCAACTGCCCCCCGATGTGATTCGCATGGCGGGCAACACCGACGAAAACGAAGTCCCACCGCGTTCGGGCTTCCAGCTGTTGGATCGCGAACTGACCGAAACCGACAAACTGCCCGCTGCCGATGTCGCCCCCTTGGTCTTGACCAACGCGTTGCTGTTCGGCAAACAAACCGATCGCCCCGCACGGTTGGAACTGTTGAGCGTTTGCAGCAGCGAGCTGGACGAAGCGATGAAGTTCTTCACCGCCTTCAGCGCTGTCTCGGGCGAACCGAAAGTCAACGAAGACACGATTCCGTTGATGAGCGCCGCGAGCGTGAACATGCCGATCATGCGTGTCGCGGGAACGCAAGCCGAAGCTCGCAAGCTGCAAGCTGCCGTCACTAACCGTGAATTTGTCAACCGCGTTTTGGCTACGCCACTGCCGCTGTTCGACGGAAAGACGCCGGGCGAAACGCTCGAAGACGAAGCGTTCAGCTTGCAACGCACCGCATTGGTTCGCGTGATCGAATCGTACGACGTGATGTACGACGATCCCGCCGTTCTCGACCAATTGCGGACCGCACTGAAGGTCGACGCACTGAAGCCGATCGACATCAGCGACGACGAACAAGTCTATTCGCTGCCAGTCGACGCGTTGTACCGCGTGAACGTCGAATCGGCGACGCACCAACAACTCTACATCCTGTTGGATCGTGCCCGCAACTTCCGCTGCACTCCTGTCCAACGCGCTACCGCACAGCGATTGCTGTCGATCGATTTGGGCGAAGACGAAGTCCGCATCAAACCTCACGCTTACATCTCGTTGATCGACGTGACCAGCGACGAAGAGAAGGCGATGGAGTTGTTGGCCGAAGCGAAAACGTGGGCCAAGGCGAACGGCGTCTCTCACGCACCGATGCTGTTAAACGAATGCGTTCGCCGCGTCCAATCGGGAGACAGCGAAGGCTTCCAATCGGTCGTGCAAGAGATCATCGCCGACTTCAGCAACGATGCTGCCGTGATGGGGCAATTGCAACAGATGTTGGTCGAACTGGGCCTGATCAATCCCGATGGATCGCCGCGACAGGGTCCGCCTCAAGGAGGAGCCCCGATGGGCGTCGGCAGCGAACCGCCAGCGCCACCAGCGGGCGGCGGCGGAGGTCTGTGGACTCCCGATAGCCCGACGCCTCCGCAAACTCCCGGCGAAGGGAGCAAGCTGTGGGTTCCCGGCAGCTGA
- a CDS encoding c-type cytochrome domain-containing protein has product MSCWLLTSVAAIADEAIDFRSEVVPILESYCVACHNESDAAGEVQLDVWDNFPAVVGDAPFIVPGDPAASQLLALMRGTTEPRMPPADQPQPSEADLEIIELWLAEGAKPPGAEPTTAEPMAPMFPKVDPVPGSEQRIDAIDFAAGKNQLALAKFGRVDIVDAGSEQLIAQIEGLPGKVNAVRFSHDEKYLLVASGITGVAGQVGLWDLQQAKFVNRWETPSDTIYAVDITRDNQTIAAGGYDRIVRIWNRDSDKPTKTLDGHNGPIYAVRFDPTGQVLATASGDETIKLWNVASGKRLDTLGQPLAEQYCVRFSPDGKQVIGAGADNRIRVWNLASHSEAKVSPLAIARFAHERPIVALAINPAGDLLCTAAEDGSIKVWERDECRLSHQFPALPTPATGLQFIDDGKTLLASTADGRLHRFPLPASEPEDKTDDTEPAAPAEAPKPGSEAEPEPLSETEPNDSPKQAQSIGWPSKTSGVIRLAADGYGESDFFKVHAAAGDVLQIEIAAAEQKSPLDSFIEVLDAKGEAIRRVQLQAVRDSYFTFRGKNSTQTGDFRLHNWQEMELNEYLYSSGEVVRLWLYPRGPDSGFEVYPGLGNRTTYFGTTATSHALGEPAYIVRPLPPSAEPLPNGLPVFTVFYENDDDPQRRAGSDSRLTFTAPSDGEYLIRVRDARRFGGDDYRYDLTVRRPNPRFDVSIVSKDLKIRPGAGGEFVVRAVRHDGFDGPIQIGIENLPAGFVASMPLSIQAGQIEAIGTITALPTATTPPADAEPVTLFASAMIGDDEVRTPIGELGKLEIVADDSLMVHLMPVDLNAPITWDAAASDSQNESDTSNDNAPAVVRRDPYHPFELVIHPGETITARLLAQRGDFTGRIDFGKADSGRNLPHGVYVDNIGLNGLMIPAGQTEREFFITAAPWVPETERLFHLRAIVKGNPTTWPILLKVRH; this is encoded by the coding sequence ATGTCCTGCTGGCTTCTGACATCTGTCGCGGCGATCGCCGACGAAGCTATCGATTTCCGCAGCGAAGTCGTCCCGATCCTCGAAAGCTACTGCGTCGCATGCCACAACGAAAGCGATGCAGCGGGCGAGGTCCAGTTGGACGTTTGGGATAACTTTCCCGCAGTCGTCGGCGACGCTCCCTTTATCGTTCCCGGGGATCCAGCGGCGAGCCAGTTGTTGGCGCTGATGCGTGGGACAACCGAACCGCGGATGCCGCCAGCCGACCAACCACAACCGTCCGAAGCAGATCTGGAAATCATCGAACTGTGGCTGGCCGAGGGAGCGAAGCCGCCGGGAGCCGAACCTACAACGGCTGAGCCGATGGCGCCGATGTTCCCCAAAGTCGATCCTGTTCCGGGAAGCGAGCAGCGGATCGATGCGATCGATTTCGCAGCGGGTAAAAACCAGTTGGCATTGGCTAAGTTCGGCCGCGTCGATATCGTCGATGCGGGCTCCGAACAATTGATCGCTCAGATCGAAGGGTTGCCTGGTAAAGTCAATGCGGTCCGATTTTCGCACGATGAAAAGTACCTACTTGTCGCCAGCGGGATCACCGGCGTGGCGGGGCAGGTTGGTTTGTGGGATCTGCAGCAAGCGAAGTTCGTCAACCGTTGGGAAACGCCCAGCGACACGATCTATGCCGTCGACATCACCCGCGACAATCAAACGATTGCGGCGGGCGGATACGATCGAATCGTTCGGATCTGGAACCGCGATAGCGACAAACCGACGAAGACGCTCGATGGACACAACGGCCCAATCTACGCGGTTCGCTTCGATCCCACGGGTCAGGTGTTGGCGACCGCCAGCGGCGACGAGACGATCAAATTATGGAACGTCGCGTCGGGCAAGCGGCTCGACACGCTGGGGCAACCGTTAGCCGAACAATATTGCGTCCGCTTTTCCCCTGATGGCAAGCAGGTGATCGGCGCCGGTGCGGACAATCGAATCCGAGTCTGGAATCTCGCCAGTCACAGCGAAGCCAAGGTCAGCCCGTTGGCGATCGCACGGTTTGCTCACGAGCGTCCGATCGTCGCGTTGGCGATCAATCCGGCTGGCGATCTGCTGTGCACCGCAGCCGAAGATGGTTCGATCAAAGTTTGGGAGCGCGACGAGTGTCGGCTGTCGCACCAGTTTCCGGCGCTGCCGACGCCTGCGACCGGACTGCAGTTTATCGACGACGGTAAGACCCTGCTGGCATCAACCGCCGATGGCCGGCTGCACCGCTTCCCGCTTCCGGCGAGCGAACCCGAAGACAAAACAGATGACACCGAGCCGGCGGCCCCCGCCGAAGCGCCGAAGCCAGGCTCCGAAGCCGAACCGGAACCGCTAAGCGAGACCGAACCCAACGACTCGCCCAAGCAAGCACAATCGATCGGCTGGCCCTCGAAGACTTCCGGAGTGATCCGTTTGGCGGCCGACGGCTACGGCGAATCGGACTTTTTTAAGGTCCATGCGGCGGCGGGCGACGTGCTGCAGATCGAAATCGCCGCGGCGGAACAGAAGTCGCCGTTGGATTCGTTTATCGAAGTCCTCGATGCAAAAGGGGAAGCGATCCGGCGCGTGCAATTGCAAGCCGTCCGCGACAGCTACTTTACCTTCCGCGGCAAAAACAGCACGCAGACCGGCGACTTTCGCCTGCACAACTGGCAGGAGATGGAGCTGAACGAATATCTCTACAGCAGCGGCGAGGTCGTCCGACTGTGGCTCTATCCGCGTGGCCCCGATTCCGGCTTCGAAGTCTATCCTGGCTTAGGAAACCGCACCACGTATTTTGGAACCACCGCAACATCACATGCCCTGGGCGAACCTGCTTACATCGTTCGGCCGCTGCCTCCGTCGGCTGAACCGCTGCCCAATGGGCTGCCCGTGTTTACCGTGTTCTACGAAAACGACGACGATCCCCAACGACGGGCCGGCAGCGATTCGCGGCTCACCTTTACAGCGCCATCCGATGGCGAATATCTGATCCGCGTCCGCGATGCGCGGCGTTTTGGCGGCGACGATTACCGTTACGACCTGACGGTGCGAAGGCCCAATCCGAGGTTTGACGTTTCGATAGTCTCCAAGGATCTGAAGATTCGTCCCGGTGCCGGTGGCGAGTTTGTCGTCCGCGCGGTGCGCCACGACGGCTTTGACGGGCCGATCCAAATCGGGATCGAAAACCTTCCCGCCGGTTTTGTCGCCTCGATGCCGCTGTCGATTCAAGCCGGACAGATCGAAGCCATCGGTACGATCACCGCGTTGCCAACGGCGACCACTCCGCCGGCTGATGCTGAACCGGTGACATTGTTCGCGTCGGCGATGATCGGTGACGACGAGGTCCGAACGCCGATCGGCGAGCTGGGAAAACTGGAGATCGTCGCCGACGATTCGCTGATGGTTCACTTGATGCCAGTCGACTTGAACGCGCCGATCACTTGGGACGCCGCGGCCTCCGACAGCCAGAACGAATCCGACACGTCTAACGATAACGCCCCCGCGGTGGTCCGCCGCGATCCCTATCATCCGTTCGAATTGGTGATTCATCCGGGAGAGACGATCACCGCGCGGCTGCTGGCCCAACGCGGCGACTTCACCGGCCGAATCGACTTTGGCAAAGCCGACTCGGGCCGCAACTTGCCTCACGGCGTCTACGTCGACAACATTGGGCTCAACGGGCTGATGATCCCGGCGGGGCAAACCGAACGCGAATTTTTCATCACCGCAGCCCCGTGGGTCCCCGAAACCGAACGCTTGTTTCACCTGCGGGCGATCGTCAAAGGCAATCCGACGACGTGGCCAATCCTATTAAAGGTTCGCCACTGA
- a CDS encoding triphosphoribosyl-dephospho-CoA synthase: MSSKELPISSPIRQTPFDWQAAANLSVGAAVGLACTLEATAVKAGNVFPGQEFHDLGVADFLAAAAVCSCVMDRADDFSTGQLALESVQRSRAATRSNANLGIVLLLAPLAKAAAAGGRHCDIAALRQQLTLLLNNLTPDDGRLVFQAIREAAAGGLGDAESHDVNAPQADVDLLEAMRMGRDRDKIAEQYSTGFAFVFETVAPCLQRAIVDEGDLLRGISRAQVALLADHIDTLIQRKCGAAIAEEAKQRARIVYDAGAFDVRSPEWGSLNDWLCGDGNRRNPGTTADLIAAGLFVLIRSGF; the protein is encoded by the coding sequence GTGAGCTCCAAGGAGTTACCCATTTCGAGTCCAATCCGTCAAACGCCGTTCGATTGGCAGGCGGCCGCGAACCTTTCGGTCGGCGCGGCGGTTGGGCTCGCCTGTACCCTCGAGGCGACAGCTGTCAAAGCTGGCAACGTCTTTCCGGGGCAGGAGTTTCACGATCTGGGCGTCGCCGATTTTTTAGCTGCTGCGGCTGTCTGCAGTTGTGTAATGGATCGCGCCGACGATTTCAGCACCGGCCAGTTGGCGTTGGAATCGGTTCAGCGGAGCCGCGCTGCGACGCGTTCCAACGCCAATCTTGGGATCGTCTTGCTGCTAGCGCCGTTGGCCAAAGCGGCCGCTGCCGGCGGGCGACATTGCGACATCGCCGCATTGCGTCAGCAATTGACGCTGCTGTTGAACAATTTGACGCCCGACGACGGGCGACTTGTTTTTCAAGCGATCCGCGAGGCAGCGGCGGGAGGACTGGGGGACGCCGAATCACATGATGTCAACGCGCCACAGGCCGATGTCGATCTGTTGGAAGCGATGCGGATGGGACGCGACCGCGACAAGATCGCCGAACAATACAGCACCGGTTTCGCATTTGTCTTCGAAACCGTGGCCCCTTGTCTGCAGCGAGCGATCGTCGACGAAGGGGATCTTTTGCGAGGCATCTCGCGGGCGCAGGTCGCTCTGCTGGCGGATCACATCGATACGCTGATCCAGCGGAAGTGTGGCGCCGCGATCGCGGAAGAGGCAAAGCAGCGAGCCCGCATTGTGTATGACGCTGGCGCTTTTGATGTCCGTTCGCCTGAATGGGGCTCGCTCAACGATTGGCTGTGCGGCGACGGAAACCGCCGCAATCCAGGAACCACCGCCGACCTGATCGCGGCGGGGTTGTTTGTCCTGATTCGCAGCGGCTTTTGA